The Procambarus clarkii isolate CNS0578487 chromosome 42, FALCON_Pclarkii_2.0, whole genome shotgun sequence nucleotide sequence AAAAGTGCCAAGATGATATGTGCACGTTGCATTGAATATATGATAGTAGACTAGTGATGAGTATATAAAATTAATTTAAGGGTAGTAGAGAAAGACTGGCAAACAAAGTTGGAAAgtggggaggacagtgtgaaGAATCTAGTAGCATATTTAGACAATGGACAGGATGTAGTAAGTGGAAGTGGCTCGTAAGACAGGGATAAATGTATATGTAACACTTCACAGGTCTTGTGAAGCAGTGAGCTGCTACTGTGGATGACTGCTCCAGTGTGTGTTTTTTCATCAATACTGTactttgtatattgtgaatgataTAATGAATGACCGAGGTATATTTTTAAGGATTTATTTTTGATGTCCATAAACCACTTTTACAATATTGCTCAATCCTTTTCTGCTAGGCTGATGCCTCTTAACACACTCAAACAAAACatgaagtacagtacagtaatgctAATGTACGTACAATATCTATTGTACACCAGCCAGATAGGCCCaatttggaaaaaaaaatattgcaAGACTGGTTTTCATTTTGAAAATGGAACATCTGAGTTGGTAGATGTCTAACATTGTTAATGCAAGATTATTTGTGACAGTATTTCCTTAAATATTAGTTTACTCGAATTTCAAAAAAGTTCTTAACAAATCATTATCCATAGAAAGTTTTGGTAAAGGGGAGTCAACATGCCTTGTTTACAGTTTACATGGCTGGTTTTACGTTTGAGACTGACAAGTTTCATTCGGTCAGAATTAATTTTATACTATAGTATCTCCTTAGCTGCAACAGTCAGCAAATGTTGCCGAAACTGTAAAGTTTCCTTTATTGCGTTGTTGAACAGTCGCATCCCAGATAATTGGAGCCTGTGTGAGAGTGGAATCTGGTGATTATTAAAAACTACACATTAAGGTTCTATATTTTAGATGTGGTTGGAAGTGGTTCTGTATGTAGGCAGCATTCAGAACATAGGGCCCAAACCAATTACATTCATCCTATTTATGAGATTTACTTGACATAATTCCCAGCTGATGGCAATCAAGCTCTTCTTGAACATACCTACCCTCTACTCGATTGTTAAAAGTGCACTTCTTGAAATAATTTACCCTAGATATCAAACAATGCGGCTCGATGGTTACAGTTCAAGAAAAATCTGTATTACAGTGAACAGTTTGTAGCATGAGAAAGCCAATAGGTTCATTTACTTCAAGATTGTGTAGCTGGTTCTCATATAAAACAATATTTATATTCATGCTGGTCTAAGTTTGACTATGTGGTTGTTGCAAATGTACTATTCCAAGCATATAGGGAACAGTGCCTTGACACAGATTCAGCAAGCATGCATGCTGTTTAATTTGAATTACAATTTTGTAACAAGCACAACCATAAAACCTGAATAGATTCCTTCTGGTGAAGCTTTAGATTGAGAGATTACCACAATATTATTTTTATTGATAATATTTTCTTAATTTTCTAGCAATTTatgtttttttatttaattttatgtaATTAGTTTTTTACTTTTGATTGCAGGTTTCTAGAAAAAATGGAGAATTGAGTGGGGATGTGTGTAAACTATTAACTCGATGTCTTGGAGTGAAGGGGGCTATGAGGAAGACCAGAACATTGTACATGGTTGATCAGACAAGAGTACATGTTGACTCCGTGGATGGTCTGGGAGACTTCATGGAACTTGAGGTAGGTTTACAGCTCAGTAGTGTTATATGGGCCATGACCTACAGTTCAAGGTGTGGGCGAATGTTATATATAGAACATGCCCTTGTATCTGGCTTTTCTCATTGTCAGGTGGTGCTGCGTGATGATCAAACTGTGGAAGATGGTGAGAAGATTGCTAGTGACCTCCGCCTGAAGCTTGGAATTAAGGAAGAAGACTTGCTTTCCGAGGCTTACATGGATATGATTCTTAAGAAATAAAGGGAGATGATATAATCTTTTTTATTACCTGTATAAGCCTAACCGGAAACCTGTTAGGCTTATCAGGGGTCCCAGAGGTCGGCACCACCTTtcccagaatgcaacccacaatagttgccttaggattatatttactgctaggtgaagatgcaagtaaattttgtcATCCCGTGGACCATTTGCTTACAAGCCGGGTAAAATAAATACTGTACAAGCAAAAATTCCTTAAATTTTTACGTTTAATGTATTTTTAGGCTTCACGGACCTGTTAAAACCATTTACTAGAATGTGCAATTTTGTATGTTCAACTATTTACCAAACACCAACATTCCTATATAAGACTTTCAATGCTCTCATACCTTAACCCAGTGCATCTCATAGTTGTCAAAATCCAATACTAGCCGTTTATAAAGATTCAGGCCTTTTAGCTGCACATCATTTATGGACTATCAAGCAAATCTGTGCCAGCATAATCTGTCACTGCTCCCTCCCTTGTCATTTGTAATTATATATACAACTTAATTATAATTAAAAAGTATAGTCTAGCCAGGACCATACTATTCAATAAACATTAGCATACTCTTTCAGTATAGGAAATCTAGTCACATTCGTGAAAGCAACTGCCAAAATCGCAAGACAAACAAGCGGGTCAGTAACTTCTAAAAACTATTATAAGTTTGTCACCATCACACAAGCCAAATCTTTCTAGTATGTATCACTctttggataagcacctccaaaggatacctgatcaaccaagctgtgactcatacgtcaggctgcgagcagccgcgtccaacagcctggttgatcagtccagcaaccaggaggcctggtcgacgaccgggccgcggggacgctaagccccggaagcacctcaaggtaaggtatcacTTGCATTGACAATTAATCGGAGATTAGTCAATGATTATATATAAAGGTTGTATCCTTTGGTATTTACATTAATTCTAGATGTAACCATCCACTGTTGTTGGTCATATCTGGAATTAATACTTCACAAGAATTATATACACAAATGGACAAGAAGTTTGATAGTGGACAATCACATGGCAGGCTCATTGATAAAATGCATTTTAATAAAGGGAGCATCGTTTCGGTttcggaaaagttgttcaatgtcgaccaatattttttgactagttgtatatgaaaagggctgcaattgttcagtttcagtactgcagcatagatatatttttttttttattttttcaattttacacattttcaagtgaattaaaa carries:
- the LOC123770349 gene encoding adenylate cyclase CyaB gives rise to the protein MPRNVEIKAKVHDVAKLHQCAAQLSNSEGEILHQEDTFFCSPKGRLKLRVLKDDNEELIYYERPDQEGPKCSDYVKVSRKNGELSGDVCKLLTRCLGVKGAMRKTRTLYMVDQTRVHVDSVDGLGDFMELEVVLRDDQTVEDGEKIASDLRLKLGIKEEDLLSEAYMDMILKK